One genomic region from Ornithinimicrobium flavum encodes:
- the tdh gene encoding L-threonine 3-dehydrogenase: protein MRALVKPTAGPGLELMDLPEPEPRPGEVKIRVLRAGLCGTDLHIESWDDWAASMLKPPLVVGHEFYGEIVELGPGVPEGGRYGLQVGQRVSVEGHVVCGHCRNCRAGRRHMCVNTSNLGVNRDGCFADFVVVPHDNVWVQPELIDPDLGAVFDPLGNAVHTALSFPLEGEDVLITGAGPIGVMAAAVVRHAGARFVVVTDVSAPRLELARAAGADLVIDVSQERISSAQERLGMTEGFDVVLEMSGNPRAVSELIDNCTHGARVAMLGLPSEPFAIDWGKVITHMITLKGIYGREMYETWYKMTAMLQTSEVLRDRIRSVITHRFPAEQWEDAFEAARSGEVGKVIMDWS, encoded by the coding sequence ATGCGTGCACTCGTCAAGCCCACCGCGGGGCCAGGTCTGGAGCTCATGGACCTGCCGGAGCCGGAGCCCCGGCCGGGTGAGGTGAAGATCCGGGTGCTGCGGGCGGGGCTGTGCGGCACCGACCTGCACATCGAGTCGTGGGACGACTGGGCGGCCTCGATGCTGAAGCCTCCGCTGGTGGTGGGCCACGAGTTCTACGGCGAGATCGTCGAGCTCGGCCCGGGGGTGCCGGAGGGTGGCCGCTACGGCCTGCAGGTCGGGCAGCGGGTCTCGGTGGAGGGGCACGTCGTGTGCGGCCACTGCCGCAACTGCCGGGCCGGCCGCCGGCACATGTGCGTCAACACCTCCAACCTCGGCGTCAACCGGGACGGCTGCTTCGCCGACTTCGTCGTCGTGCCCCACGACAACGTCTGGGTCCAGCCCGAGCTCATCGACCCCGACCTCGGCGCCGTCTTCGACCCGCTCGGCAACGCCGTGCACACCGCGCTGTCCTTCCCGCTCGAGGGCGAGGACGTGCTCATCACCGGGGCCGGCCCCATCGGGGTGATGGCGGCCGCGGTGGTGCGCCACGCGGGGGCACGCTTCGTCGTGGTCACCGACGTCTCCGCCCCCCGGCTGGAGCTGGCCCGGGCAGCGGGGGCCGACCTGGTCATCGACGTCTCGCAGGAGCGCATCAGCTCCGCGCAGGAGCGGCTCGGGATGACCGAGGGCTTCGACGTGGTCCTGGAGATGTCGGGCAACCCCAGGGCGGTGTCGGAGCTCATCGACAACTGCACCCACGGGGCCCGCGTCGCCATGCTGGGACTGCCCTCCGAGCCGTTCGCGATCGACTGGGGCAAGGTCATCACCCACATGATCACGCTCAAGGGCATCTACGGCCGGGAGATGTACGAGACCTGGTACAAGATGACCGCGATGCTGCAGACCTCCGAGGTGCTGCGCGACCGCATCCGCTCGGTCATCACGCACCGCTTCCCCGCCGAGCAGTGGGAGGATGCCTTCGAGGCGGCCCGCTCCGGCGAGGTCGGCAAGGTCATCATGGACTGGAGCTGA
- a CDS encoding glycine C-acetyltransferase produces MYGVKDQLRAELDQIEADGLTKRERLNTTPQSSHIATTQGEALNFCANNYLGLADHPEIVAAARDALDTWGFGMASVRFICGTQTQHRDLERLIADFVGTEDSILFPSCFDANGGIFEVLLGAEDAVVSDELNHASIIDGVRLSKAQRFRYRNRDMDDLRAQLEAARDKGARRTLIVTDGAFSMDGYLAPLEQICDLAEEFGAMVMVDDSHATGFIGENGRGSHEACGVMDRVDIVTGTLGKALGGGSGGFVASAQEVVDLLKQRARPYLFSNAVAPSVVAGSMKAIQLARDSDEPRRVLRRNAELFRTLMTEAGFELLPGEHAIVPVMFPGEDGARTASQVADAMLARGVYVIAFSYPVVPKGRARIRVQLSAAHSEQDVRTCVEAFVAARDEVG; encoded by the coding sequence ATGTACGGAGTCAAGGACCAGCTGCGCGCCGAGCTCGACCAGATCGAGGCCGACGGGCTGACCAAGCGCGAGCGCCTCAACACCACCCCCCAGTCCTCCCACATCGCGACCACGCAGGGCGAGGCGCTCAACTTCTGCGCCAACAACTACCTCGGTCTGGCCGACCACCCCGAGATCGTGGCCGCGGCCCGCGACGCCCTGGACACCTGGGGCTTCGGTATGGCGTCGGTCCGCTTCATCTGCGGCACCCAGACCCAGCACCGTGACCTGGAGAGGCTCATCGCCGACTTCGTGGGCACCGAGGACTCGATCCTCTTCCCCTCGTGCTTCGACGCCAACGGCGGCATCTTCGAGGTGCTGCTCGGGGCCGAGGACGCCGTCGTCTCCGACGAGCTCAACCACGCCTCGATCATCGACGGGGTGAGGCTGTCCAAGGCGCAGCGCTTCCGCTACCGCAACCGGGACATGGACGACCTGCGGGCCCAGCTGGAGGCGGCCCGTGACAAGGGTGCCCGCCGCACCCTGATCGTCACCGACGGCGCCTTCTCGATGGACGGCTACCTCGCGCCGCTCGAGCAGATCTGCGACCTCGCCGAGGAGTTCGGCGCGATGGTCATGGTGGACGACTCGCACGCCACCGGCTTCATCGGGGAGAACGGCCGCGGCTCCCACGAGGCCTGCGGGGTGATGGACCGGGTCGACATCGTCACGGGCACCCTCGGCAAGGCCCTGGGTGGGGGCTCGGGCGGCTTCGTCGCGTCCGCCCAGGAGGTCGTGGACCTGCTCAAGCAGCGGGCCCGGCCCTACCTGTTCTCCAACGCCGTCGCGCCCTCCGTGGTCGCCGGCTCGATGAAGGCCATCCAGCTCGCCCGCGACTCCGACGAGCCCCGCCGCGTGCTGCGCCGCAACGCCGAGCTCTTCCGCACCCTCATGACCGAGGCCGGCTTCGAGCTGCTGCCCGGCGAGCACGCGATCGTCCCGGTGATGTTCCCCGGTGAGGACGGGGCGCGCACGGCGTCCCAGGTCGCTGACGCGATGCTCGCCCGCGGCGTCTACGTCATCGCCTTCTCCTACCCCGTCGTCCCCAAGGGCAGGGCGCGGATCCGCGTGCAGCTCTCCGCCGCCCACAGCGAGCAGGACGTCCGCACCTGCGTCGAGGCCTTCGTCGCCGCGCGGGACGAGGTGGGCTGA
- a CDS encoding YihY/virulence factor BrkB family protein — MSDTQHRETIDRGQDAGDFERRDDRAPDSPTDLPRTHWKGVLKRTVSEFGKDGGSDLAAALTYYSIMSLAPMLLALSTSLTFFGQSEATQDAVEQLGTQLGVEQGTIETVNGYMESMGGSGGAGILFVVGLVGALWSASNYVNAFSRMMNRVYGVEEGRPVWKLRPWLLGLTLLVVVLLMVIILSVTLSGSLSEIIFGFIGLSDLATTVWNWAKWPFILLMLIVIVAMLYWGTPNVRQPKIRWLSPGAALAVVVAILAAAGFFIYLTGFGGEDSYNATYGALGGVIILLLLIFIINNVLVLGAELDAELERGRELAAGMAAEEEIQLPPRDIKGTRKKASKQAAAVREARELRMRSASKLREAGKKVGLEGRGSGRD; from the coding sequence GTGAGTGACACCCAGCATCGAGAGACCATCGACCGAGGCCAGGATGCGGGCGACTTCGAGCGCCGGGACGACCGGGCGCCCGACTCCCCGACCGACCTGCCCAGGACGCACTGGAAGGGTGTGCTGAAGCGCACCGTGTCGGAGTTCGGCAAGGACGGGGGCTCCGACCTCGCCGCGGCGCTGACCTACTACTCGATCATGTCGCTGGCCCCGATGCTGCTGGCGCTGTCGACGTCGTTGACCTTCTTCGGCCAGAGCGAGGCCACCCAGGACGCGGTGGAGCAGCTCGGCACGCAGCTGGGGGTGGAGCAGGGGACGATCGAGACCGTCAACGGCTACATGGAGAGCATGGGAGGGTCCGGCGGGGCGGGGATCCTCTTCGTCGTCGGTCTGGTCGGTGCGCTGTGGTCGGCGTCCAACTACGTCAACGCCTTCAGCCGGATGATGAACCGGGTCTACGGCGTGGAGGAGGGCCGGCCGGTCTGGAAGCTGCGGCCCTGGCTGCTCGGGCTCACCCTGCTCGTCGTGGTCCTGCTCATGGTGATCATCCTGTCGGTCACCCTCTCCGGCTCGCTGTCCGAGATCATCTTCGGCTTCATCGGGCTGTCCGACCTGGCGACGACGGTCTGGAACTGGGCCAAGTGGCCGTTCATCCTGCTCATGCTCATCGTCATCGTCGCGATGCTCTACTGGGGCACACCCAACGTGCGCCAGCCCAAGATCCGCTGGCTCAGCCCGGGTGCGGCCCTGGCGGTCGTGGTCGCGATCCTCGCGGCGGCCGGCTTCTTCATCTACCTGACCGGCTTCGGCGGCGAGGACTCCTACAACGCGACCTACGGCGCGCTCGGTGGTGTGATCATCCTGCTGCTGCTGATCTTCATCATCAACAACGTCCTGGTCCTCGGGGCCGAGCTCGACGCCGAGCTGGAGCGGGGCCGTGAGCTCGCGGCCGGCATGGCGGCCGAGGAGGAGATCCAGCTGCCGCCGCGGGACATCAAGGGGACGAGGAAGAAGGCGTCGAAGCAGGCCGCGGCGGTCCGGGAGGCGCGGGAGCTGCGGATGCGGTCCGCGAGCAAGCTGCGCGAGGCGGGCAAGAAGGTCGGCCTGGAGGGGCGGGGCTCCGGCCGCGACTGA
- a CDS encoding serine hydrolase domain-containing protein, whose translation MGPPPASDAPLSAYAQRVVDTWALPGMAIGVVRDGDRVATRSFGTRDRRTGRPVTEDTLFHLASISKTFVATAVMQLVEGGQLELDRSVAAYLPGPAPSGARATSITVRQLLSHTSGLGDVSDYGWHEPELDDGALGRFAARVAGWTLERDPGADFAYSNAGYELLGHLVATVGGTTFEAHLKDRVLDPAGMTTSTFLRSDVPAGQAASPHLGLPPRGVEGAYPYTRRHAPSSTLHSSAAELSRWMVAHLAGGRGLMSPATHEVMWAPVAGTGGDFQREMALGWFWGTTFTLTKAALDVLLGEDLADPPAPPVTVALAGALEESGVARAVELYRRLEAEGAAYDLGEDGFADAVWGVIEMHRTDLAWPLLEVWATVQPDSAQMELSTGWAHEIDGRREQAVQHLSRAVELDPEDEEASTMLRQLAAGA comes from the coding sequence GTGGGACCTCCCCCGGCGAGCGACGCGCCCCTATCGGCCTACGCGCAGCGCGTGGTCGACACCTGGGCGCTCCCGGGGATGGCCATCGGCGTCGTGCGCGACGGCGACCGGGTCGCCACCCGCTCGTTCGGCACCCGCGACCGGCGCACCGGCCGACCGGTCACCGAGGACACGCTCTTCCACCTCGCCTCGATCTCCAAGACCTTCGTCGCCACCGCGGTGATGCAGCTCGTCGAGGGCGGCCAGCTCGAGCTCGACCGGAGCGTCGCGGCATACCTGCCCGGTCCCGCCCCCTCCGGCGCCCGGGCGACCTCCATCACCGTCCGGCAGCTGCTGTCGCACACGTCGGGCCTGGGCGACGTGAGCGACTACGGCTGGCACGAGCCCGAGCTCGACGACGGGGCGCTCGGTCGCTTCGCCGCCCGGGTCGCCGGCTGGACGCTGGAGCGCGACCCGGGTGCCGACTTCGCCTACTCCAACGCCGGGTACGAGCTGCTGGGGCACCTCGTCGCCACGGTCGGCGGGACGACCTTCGAGGCGCACCTCAAGGACCGGGTGCTCGACCCCGCGGGGATGACGACCAGCACCTTCCTGCGCTCCGACGTCCCCGCGGGTCAGGCCGCGAGCCCCCACCTGGGACTGCCGCCGCGGGGCGTCGAGGGGGCCTACCCCTACACCCGCCGGCACGCGCCCAGCTCGACCCTCCACAGCAGCGCCGCCGAGCTGAGCCGCTGGATGGTCGCGCACCTGGCCGGCGGTCGGGGGCTGATGTCGCCGGCGACCCACGAGGTGATGTGGGCGCCGGTCGCCGGCACGGGAGGAGACTTCCAGCGGGAGATGGCGCTCGGCTGGTTCTGGGGCACGACCTTCACCCTCACCAAGGCCGCGCTGGACGTCCTCCTGGGCGAGGACCTGGCGGATCCCCCCGCACCGCCGGTCACCGTGGCGCTGGCGGGGGCGCTCGAGGAGTCGGGCGTGGCGAGGGCCGTCGAGCTCTACCGGCGGCTCGAGGCGGAGGGTGCCGCCTACGACCTGGGCGAGGACGGGTTCGCCGACGCCGTGTGGGGCGTCATCGAGATGCACCGGACCGACCTGGCGTGGCCCCTGCTGGAGGTCTGGGCGACGGTGCAGCCCGACTCCGCCCAGATGGAGCTCAGCACCGGGTGGGCGCACGAGATCGACGGGAGGCGCGAGCAGGCGGTGCAGCACCTCTCCCGCGCCGTGGAGCTCGACCCCGAGGACGAGGAGGCGTCGACGATGCTGCGACAGCTGGCCGCGGGGGCGTGA